DNA from Mycobacterium sp. SMC-8:
CGGTGGCCGACGTCGCGATCGTGTGGGCGCGCACCGAGGACGGGATCCGCGGATTCGCCGTCCCGACCGACACCCCGGGGTTCACCGCCCGCACCATCAAGGCGAAGATGTCGCTGCGTGCGTCGGTCACGAGCGAGCTGGTGCTCGACGGAGTCCGCCTTCCCGACAGCGCTCGGCTGCCCGGCGCGACCAGCCTCCGGGCGCCGCTGAGCTGCCTCAACGAAGCCCGGTTCGGCATCATCTTCGGGGCCGTCGGCGCGGCCAGGGACTGCCTGGAGAGCGCGCTGAACTACGCGCAGTCGCGTGAGCAGTTCGACCGGCCCATCGGCGGCTTCCAGCTGACCCAGCAGAAGCTCGCCGACATGACGCTGGAGTATGGCAAGGCGTTGCTGTTGGCCCTGCATCTGGGCCGGGCCAAGGACGCCACCGGTCTGCGCCCCGAAGAGGTGAGCCTGGGCAAGCTCAACAACGTCCGCGAGGCCATCGAGATCGCCCGGACCTCGCGCACCATTCTGGGAGCCAGCGGCATCACCGGCGAATACCCGGTCATGCGCCACGCCAACAATCTGGAGTCGGTGCTGACCTACGAGGGCACCAGCGAGATGCATACGCTGATGATCGGGCAGGCCCTCACCGGCGTCGCCGCGTTCCGCTGATCGCCAGGAGTCGCTGTGGCAGAACCGATCGACGAGTACTTCACCACGGTCGTCTCGTCGCTGACCGCGCCGGACGCCGGGAAATACGATGCGTTGCAGGGGGTTTGCGCCCAGGACTGCATCGACGTGTTCGACGCGCAGCTGGGTAGCCGGCTTCTGGACCTGGCCGCCCGCTGGTTGCG
Protein-coding regions in this window:
- a CDS encoding acyl-CoA dehydrogenase family protein gives rise to the protein MSGQLSPHTGPTTPDVLLRVDSLLDDEERQIRDTVRALVKARISPDIATWYERGELPVRELAVELGDLGLLGMHLQGYGCAGTSAVAYGLACLELEAGDSGIRSLVSVQGSLAMFALHAFGSEEQKQQWLPEMATGHKIGCFGLTEPDFGSNPSGMRTRATRSGDDWILDGTKMWITNGSVADVAIVWARTEDGIRGFAVPTDTPGFTARTIKAKMSLRASVTSELVLDGVRLPDSARLPGATSLRAPLSCLNEARFGIIFGAVGAARDCLESALNYAQSREQFDRPIGGFQLTQQKLADMTLEYGKALLLALHLGRAKDATGLRPEEVSLGKLNNVREAIEIARTSRTILGASGITGEYPVMRHANNLESVLTYEGTSEMHTLMIGQALTGVAAFR